The following are from one region of the Arachis duranensis cultivar V14167 chromosome 10, aradu.V14167.gnm2.J7QH, whole genome shotgun sequence genome:
- the LOC107471011 gene encoding uncharacterized protein LOC107471011, whose product MASEESFLVLMHYRGLIKKKIRPGIKLTDKDPLSISLKPTTSFADFLNTIIQKLGLQGVKRVKMLFYLISISVLQDDVKYTLFVIGTDEDLKVLFHCRWQFPEVRIPELLAKLVDGVSSSGGSNRNIQTLATAACSSSRPVVASSSVPVIAPVEMVVASRSFAIDLNRSGVEEVGIIDRAPISLQRGVPNGIDDALPDDDDADDVEPDIIVDDSGDDIASSNPARDSGVSSLGTQQYPCAFHLWTWIR is encoded by the coding sequence atggctagtgaggagagttttTTAGTCTTGATGCACTATAGAGggttaattaagaaaaaaatacgtCCTGGTATTAAGCTTACCGATAAGGATCCCCTCAGTATTTCTCTGAAACCTACAACAAGCTTTGCTGATTTCCTGAATACTATAATACAGAAACTGGGGTTACAAGGCGTGAAACGGGTTAAGATGTTATTCTATCTCATTTCAATCTCAGTTCTGCAAGATGATGTGAAATACACTTTGTTTGTCATAGGGACTGATGAGGATTTGAAGGTTCTGTTCCATTGTCGTTGGCAGTTTCCAGAGGTCAGGATACCTGAGCTGTTGGCAAAGCTTGTAGATGGGGTCTCTAGCTCAGGTGGTTCAAACCGGAATATCCAAACTCTAGCAACGGCAGCCTGTTCTAGTTCGAGACCTGTTGTTGCATCTTCATCCGTGCCTGTGATTGCACCTGTGGAAATGGTGGTTGCCTCCCGGTCATTCGCAATTGATCTCAATCGCAGTGGTGTTGAAGAAGTTGGTATTATTGATAGGGCGCCGATTTCATTACAGCGTGGGGTACCAAATGGTATAGATGATGCATTgccagatgatgatgatgctgatgatGTGGAGCCGGACATCATTGTCGATGATAGTGGTGATGACATAGCATCGAGTAATCCAGCTAGGGATAGCGGAGTGTCCAGCTTAGGGACTCAGCAGTACCCCTGCGCTTTTCATCTTTGGACTTGGATACGATGA